CAAGTCTATAAATCATTAATTCGACACAACGATGCCTAAATCAACCAACGCCGTAGCTTCAAAAGCCAGAAGGAAGAGGATTCTCAATAAAGCCAAGGGATACTGGGGTTCGCGCGGAAACGTGCTGACCGTCGTCAAGCACGCTGTTGACAAAGCTGAGCAGTACGCCTACCGCGACCGCCGCGTCAAGAAAAGAACTTTCCGTTCGCTCTGGATCATGCGCATCAACGCTGCCGCCCGCCAGAACGGCGTCTCC
This genomic window from Chlorobaculum limnaeum contains:
- the rplT gene encoding 50S ribosomal protein L20 is translated as MPKSTNAVASKARRKRILNKAKGYWGSRGNVLTVVKHAVDKAEQYAYRDRRVKKRTFRSLWIMRINAAARQNGVSYSRLMDAIHKKNIEIDRKALAEIAVKDPAAFSLIVKTALD